DNA from Thermomicrobium roseum DSM 5159:
CGACAGGAGGTGATTCCCCATGGTGTCGGCTGCTGAGCGCTGGGAGAGCGCCCTGACGCCGGACGACTATCTCGCCACGATGCAACAGTATCGTGACCAGTTCGAGGCTAACATCAGCCGCACGCGCATCATGCCAGGGGATTGGGCCGCGTTCGGGCAGGAGCCGCTGTTCATCCTGATCATCACCGAGGACTGGTGCCCGGACTCCGTTCAGTTCGTGCCGATGGTCATCGCACTGGCACGCCGGATCCCCACGGTAGAGGTACGCATCCTGCGCCGCAGCGAGCATCAGGATCTCGCTGATCGCTATCGCCGGCCGGACGGCTCGCAAGCGATCCCGACCTTCGTCCTGCTCGATGCCGAAATGCAAGAACTCGGTTATCTGGTCGAACGGCCGGAGCGGGCGACACAGGAACTGCGGGAAGCACTCGCCGAGTTCGCAGCCCAGCATCCCGAACTCGAGGGTGTCACACGACCGTGGTCCGAGATGCCCGCCGAGACACGCATGGCTGTCCGCACCTTTCTCGAGGAATGGCGAGACCGGCAGTTCGACCGCTGGACTCGTTATCTCTTCGAGGACCTCGCCGAGATCGCCAAGACGGCCCGGGTGCGAGCAGCCTGAATTCACCGGAAGGGGAAGAACATTATGCACGAAGAGGACCGCCCGGGTATCCACACGACCGTTTACCGCCAGCCTGGTGGAAACGTGCCGACCGAGGCGACGGAAGCGGTCGGCCTGCAGGTCGACCGGGTAGAGGGGCAAACGGTCATCGTCCGTCAGAGTCGGGTCAATCAGCTCAGCGGTAACCGCGTGCGCCTCGAGCAGTCCCGGGTCGATCACGTGGAAGCACGTTCCGCCCAAACCGACCGGAGCGCGATCCGTCACCTGGAG
Protein-coding regions in this window:
- a CDS encoding thioredoxin family protein, translated to MVSAAERWESALTPDDYLATMQQYRDQFEANISRTRIMPGDWAAFGQEPLFILIITEDWCPDSVQFVPMVIALARRIPTVEVRILRRSEHQDLADRYRRPDGSQAIPTFVLLDAEMQELGYLVERPERATQELREALAEFAAQHPELEGVTRPWSEMPAETRMAVRTFLEEWRDRQFDRWTRYLFEDLAEIAKTARVRAA